From one Streptomyces sp. N50 genomic stretch:
- a CDS encoding DUF6571 family protein produces MDLDTLRFGNFASLGTAIDDWSQVVKHLETLEKDAREGLKGLADKASWSGVNATVSREFITKTAGEFTDAHTQATTIYNILKDTHDELVGYHDQLVETISRGLKKNLTVMDTGNGSFTVTMNIHPDRAAKGTTVPDHSQQDVDELCEDVKRLLTRATNSDDTASDALRAIADEAKYGFSGAAYEDRDSAAQALKDAEKYANLIKTKGDSMSPEEFDDLNRQLAGYRNDPLFQEKFATTLGPKGVLDFWADLSDPSDGGDLQRARLDQLGDLQKNLGLTLAGATRSDSPAMQQWEDGMVNLADDRIQTRGTQVYGFQLMSNLMRVGDYDDTFLDRYGNALVSTEKKMQVPDHYWNGMGGPPMPKMNFIGEDFGRDPMTGFMTALSNSPDAATAFFNETQPQDNAEWVLKDRPVFDDTPLDSHDGNQSREATGNALVAAATGVNPNDPHAVPVDHSAENRSVLDRSLRIISGTGDDFAPEMRDDMAKVLVNYGDEVHNTASSLADDPGDPRQLDRHQLLEVTKQVSRDQHAYGILNDGLNKEMVRDIYTDHPSDPKETLLRAGHTVGFLEEARYQALATDKEDPSWNAKWLYHGFGGAVNFIPVVGDAAQRGVDALTYQWQLDEQARINDDNARQNGEVFTARENQLQKLSDLWIDANPNHGDSNRYTLTSEINGAAFDGNARAQGLAGNQ; encoded by the coding sequence ATGGACCTCGACACGCTCCGATTCGGGAACTTCGCCTCGCTCGGCACGGCCATCGACGACTGGTCCCAGGTGGTGAAACACCTGGAAACCCTGGAGAAGGACGCGCGTGAAGGCCTCAAGGGGCTCGCCGACAAGGCCAGTTGGTCCGGCGTCAACGCGACCGTCTCCCGCGAGTTCATCACCAAGACGGCCGGCGAGTTCACCGACGCCCACACCCAGGCGACGACGATCTACAACATCCTCAAGGACACCCACGACGAACTCGTCGGCTATCACGACCAGTTGGTCGAGACGATCTCACGGGGTCTCAAGAAGAACCTCACCGTGATGGACACCGGCAACGGCTCCTTCACCGTCACCATGAACATCCACCCCGACCGCGCCGCGAAGGGAACCACGGTTCCCGACCACAGTCAACAGGACGTGGACGAACTGTGCGAGGACGTCAAACGCCTCCTCACCAGGGCGACCAACAGCGACGACACCGCCTCCGACGCGCTGCGCGCAATAGCGGACGAGGCCAAGTACGGCTTCTCCGGCGCGGCGTACGAGGACCGGGACTCCGCCGCGCAGGCGCTCAAGGACGCCGAGAAATACGCGAATCTCATCAAGACCAAGGGGGACTCCATGTCCCCCGAGGAATTCGACGATCTCAACCGACAGCTCGCGGGATACAGGAACGACCCCCTGTTCCAGGAGAAGTTCGCCACCACGCTGGGCCCGAAAGGCGTGCTCGACTTCTGGGCGGATCTGTCCGACCCCTCCGACGGAGGCGATCTCCAGCGGGCCCGCCTGGACCAGCTCGGCGATCTCCAGAAGAACCTCGGCCTCACCCTCGCGGGCGCGACGCGGTCGGACTCACCGGCCATGCAGCAGTGGGAGGACGGCATGGTCAACCTCGCGGACGACCGTATCCAGACCCGCGGGACGCAGGTCTACGGCTTCCAGCTCATGAGCAACCTCATGCGCGTCGGGGACTACGACGACACGTTTCTGGACCGGTACGGGAACGCGCTCGTCTCGACCGAGAAGAAGATGCAGGTTCCCGACCATTACTGGAACGGCATGGGCGGGCCGCCCATGCCCAAGATGAACTTCATCGGCGAGGACTTCGGCCGGGACCCGATGACCGGTTTCATGACAGCCCTCTCGAACAGTCCCGACGCCGCGACCGCGTTCTTCAACGAGACCCAGCCTCAGGACAACGCGGAATGGGTTCTCAAAGACCGTCCCGTATTCGACGACACACCGCTGGACAGCCACGACGGAAACCAGTCACGCGAGGCCACCGGTAACGCACTCGTAGCCGCGGCCACCGGTGTCAACCCCAATGATCCGCATGCCGTTCCGGTGGACCACAGTGCCGAGAACCGCAGTGTCCTCGACCGGTCGCTGAGAATCATCTCCGGCACGGGTGACGACTTCGCTCCCGAGATGCGGGACGACATGGCGAAGGTGCTGGTGAACTACGGCGACGAGGTGCACAACACGGCGAGTTCGCTCGCGGACGATCCCGGTGACCCCCGCCAGCTCGACCGGCACCAGTTGCTGGAAGTGACGAAACAGGTGTCCCGTGATCAGCACGCGTACGGAATCCTCAACGACGGTCTGAACAAGGAGATGGTCCGCGACATCTACACGGACCACCCCAGCGACCCCAAGGAGACCCTGCTCCGAGCCGGGCACACGGTGGGCTTCCTGGAAGAGGCCCGCTATCAGGCCCTGGCGACCGACAAGGAGGATCCTTCGTGGAACGCGAAATGGCTCTACCACGGCTTCGGCGGCGCCGTGAACTTCATTCCGGTCGTCGGTGACGCGGCACAGCGCGGGGTCGATGCCCTCACGTATCAATGGCAGTTGGACGAGCAGGCCCGTATCAACGACGACAACGCACGCCAGAACGGCGAGGTGTTCACCGCGCGGGAGAACCAGTTGCAGAAACTCAGCGACCTGTGGATCGACGCCAATCCGAACCACGGCGACAGCAACAGATACACACTGACGTCCGAGATCAACGGTGCCGCCTTCGACGGCAACGCGCGGGCTCAGGGACTGGCGGGCAACCAGTGA
- a CDS encoding PQQ-binding-like beta-propeller repeat protein yields MSFGPPPTFYTQPTLAQDDQRRKRRRNRLLGLLAVVLVAAVATAGLLAARDDDNTKAATDNAPAASQGRLDVRETVEKQPASTTGKMALRFSVDDLSPGEEYQMPGMWATDRILAKGINKTVIGLGMGTDAVPGDEKWKLPLDGPICGYTRHVNGENRTAVLFRANDRGGAYCNHVAFFDLDDGSEVWETDFPYSKLGDDTGLATGGDDEDTPSVTLTHGTVVVTWGGGTDAFSMNTGERLWETTSTGSCQDMGAAGGAGLLVRQECYHDDAPLGSLAATTYKARKVDPATGKVLWTYSAAKGIRDLDIPSAEPPVLAVQAGEIGISEMLSLDAKGKIRAVVRLQNGTYVGECSYDDYLTIDDCPTIAVGDGQVFLRSKESGELVNSNWLIGFDLATGKTTTKFDSGPGSLLYPVRMSGDKLLAVRVTDQHIMPSGLVSLDPRTGKETPYLYFDLPEEADLMTMTDYNDIVVQDGRIFFGVKKAEGPAAGQPKWVYLVLGIESMAVK; encoded by the coding sequence GTGAGCTTCGGCCCACCTCCCACCTTCTACACCCAGCCCACCCTCGCCCAGGACGACCAGCGCAGGAAGCGCCGCCGGAACAGGTTGCTCGGACTGCTGGCGGTCGTTCTCGTCGCGGCCGTGGCCACCGCAGGCCTGCTCGCGGCAAGGGACGACGACAACACGAAGGCGGCGACTGACAACGCCCCCGCGGCGAGCCAGGGCCGCCTGGACGTCCGCGAGACCGTCGAGAAACAGCCCGCGAGCACCACCGGAAAGATGGCCCTCCGCTTCTCGGTGGACGACCTGAGCCCGGGCGAGGAGTACCAGATGCCCGGCATGTGGGCCACGGACAGGATCCTTGCCAAGGGCATCAACAAGACCGTCATCGGCCTGGGCATGGGCACCGACGCCGTCCCGGGCGACGAGAAGTGGAAGCTCCCCCTCGACGGCCCGATCTGCGGCTACACGCGCCATGTGAACGGCGAGAACCGCACGGCAGTCCTGTTCCGGGCCAACGACCGGGGCGGGGCCTACTGCAACCACGTGGCGTTCTTCGACCTCGACGACGGCAGCGAGGTCTGGGAGACCGACTTCCCCTATTCCAAGCTCGGGGACGACACGGGCCTCGCGACGGGCGGAGACGACGAGGACACTCCGAGCGTGACCCTGACCCACGGCACGGTCGTGGTGACCTGGGGAGGCGGCACCGACGCGTTCAGCATGAACACGGGGGAGCGGCTGTGGGAGACGACGTCGACCGGCTCCTGCCAGGACATGGGCGCCGCCGGCGGAGCCGGGCTGCTCGTACGCCAGGAGTGCTATCACGACGACGCCCCCCTCGGCTCGCTGGCCGCCACCACCTACAAGGCGCGCAAGGTGGACCCGGCGACGGGCAAGGTCCTGTGGACGTACTCCGCCGCGAAGGGGATCCGGGACCTCGACATCCCGTCCGCCGAGCCGCCCGTCCTGGCCGTCCAGGCCGGCGAGATCGGCATCTCCGAGATGCTCTCCCTCGACGCCAAGGGCAAGATCCGCGCCGTGGTCCGCCTCCAGAACGGCACCTACGTCGGCGAGTGCTCGTACGACGACTACCTCACCATCGACGACTGCCCGACCATCGCCGTCGGCGACGGCCAGGTCTTCCTGCGCAGCAAGGAGTCGGGTGAGCTGGTCAACTCCAACTGGCTCATCGGCTTCGACCTGGCGACAGGGAAGACCACCACGAAGTTCGACTCCGGCCCCGGCTCGCTCCTGTACCCGGTACGGATGAGCGGCGACAAGCTCCTCGCCGTGCGCGTCACGGACCAGCACATCATGCCCTCGGGGCTCGTCAGCCTGGATCCGAGGACGGGCAAGGAGACCCCGTACCTCTACTTCGACCTGCCGGAGGAGGCCGACCTGATGACGATGACCGACTACAACGACATCGTCGTCCAGGACGGGCGCATCTTCTTCGGCGTCAAGAAGGCCGAGGGCCCCGCCGCCGGTCAGCCCAAGTGGGTCTATCTCGTCCTGGGCATCGAGAGCATGGCGGTGAAATAG
- the eccD gene encoding type VII secretion integral membrane protein EccD, translating into MSITASAAGGPGTGAAVGTGPGLGFCRVTIVAPDSRIDVALPDDIPVADIYPEILRLSRQSPAEGAPVGYHLVRRDGTVLDSSRTFAGQRILDGELLTLRPFSESLPPAVFDDVSEAVSAAVTREHTLWGGELTRAAGLVGGGVLPALLAFVAWTADPRHDMNSLPGILAAVVGVLLVVLACVRARVYDDRSSAIALGLGALPNIGVAGSGLLPLTDGQGIGKLQFLLACAAVLVAAVVLSLCSPGGDAPFVALVFASAVGLIVAFIAIRAHWTPSEIAALCAPVAVGALAFLPGLSMRFARLPIGFDPPDTAPRSAYGAEPAVQEAVDTERVAAQARRGHELLVGLVGGCAVTAVGATAVLGFSADVWAQLLALATGAALLMRAHLFRYTAQVAPVLAAGLGSLVLLGLGLALNPPHSLIREALHGDRGGLDLRTVWLVAAIAAATALVTSIGLIVPRSGLTPFWGRFLEIAEGFVLLTLVPLALAVFDVYATVRSLTSN; encoded by the coding sequence GTGAGCATCACGGCCTCCGCGGCGGGCGGGCCCGGTACCGGAGCCGCTGTCGGCACCGGCCCGGGGCTCGGTTTCTGCCGGGTCACGATCGTCGCGCCCGACAGCCGCATCGACGTGGCACTGCCCGACGACATTCCGGTCGCCGACATCTATCCGGAGATCCTCAGGCTCTCCCGGCAGAGCCCCGCCGAGGGCGCCCCGGTCGGCTATCACCTGGTGCGCCGGGACGGCACCGTCCTCGACAGCTCCCGCACGTTCGCCGGCCAGCGCATTCTCGACGGCGAACTCCTCACCCTGCGCCCCTTCTCCGAGTCGCTTCCGCCGGCCGTGTTCGACGACGTGTCCGAGGCGGTCTCGGCCGCGGTGACCCGCGAACACACGCTGTGGGGCGGCGAGTTGACCCGCGCCGCCGGCCTCGTCGGCGGCGGTGTCCTGCCCGCCCTGCTCGCCTTCGTCGCCTGGACCGCCGACCCGCGCCACGACATGAACAGCCTGCCCGGCATCCTCGCCGCGGTCGTCGGCGTCCTGCTGGTCGTCCTGGCCTGCGTCCGCGCCCGGGTCTACGACGACCGGTCCTCGGCCATCGCGCTGGGTCTCGGCGCCCTGCCCAACATCGGGGTGGCCGGCTCGGGCCTCCTGCCGCTCACCGACGGCCAGGGCATCGGCAAACTCCAGTTCCTCCTCGCGTGCGCGGCCGTACTGGTGGCCGCCGTCGTCCTCTCCCTGTGCTCACCCGGCGGGGACGCGCCGTTCGTCGCCCTCGTCTTCGCGTCCGCGGTCGGCCTGATCGTCGCGTTCATCGCGATCCGGGCCCACTGGACGCCGTCCGAGATCGCCGCGCTGTGCGCCCCGGTCGCGGTTGGCGCGCTGGCCTTCCTGCCGGGCCTCTCGATGCGCTTCGCCCGCCTGCCGATCGGCTTCGACCCGCCGGACACCGCCCCGCGCAGCGCGTACGGCGCGGAGCCCGCCGTCCAGGAAGCGGTCGACACCGAACGCGTCGCGGCTCAGGCGCGCCGCGGTCACGAACTCCTCGTCGGCCTCGTCGGCGGCTGCGCGGTCACCGCCGTCGGGGCCACGGCCGTCCTCGGTTTCTCCGCCGACGTCTGGGCCCAGCTGCTCGCCCTCGCGACCGGGGCGGCGCTGCTGATGCGCGCCCACCTCTTCCGCTACACCGCCCAGGTCGCCCCCGTCCTGGCCGCCGGACTCGGCTCCCTGGTGCTGCTCGGCCTGGGCCTCGCGCTCAACCCGCCGCACTCCCTGATCCGCGAGGCGCTCCACGGCGACCGCGGCGGCCTCGACCTCCGTACGGTCTGGCTCGTCGCGGCGATCGCGGCGGCCACCGCGCTCGTGACCTCGATCGGCCTGATCGTCCCGCGCAGCGGCCTCACCCCGTTCTGGGGACGCTTCCTGGAGATCGCCGAGGGCTTCGTCCTGCTGACGCTGGTGCCGCTGGCACTCGCCGTCTTCGACGTGTACGCGACGGTCCGCTCGCTGACGAGCAACTGA
- the eccCa gene encoding type VII secretion protein EccCa translates to MSHIVVKRPPRALPSEVPTDEIVLQPPPELPRGHQESVLMQLLPTLGMGGSVVFFFTNGQPFMKIMGMVMIVSTVAMSIAMVVRFRRGNQGQLADLRTDYLRYLAQTRRTALDTARAQRDAQYYLHPSPEQLWALVAEGSRVWERRPGDEDFGQVRIGLGQQSLATALIAPETGGVDQLEPLTAGAMQRFLSVHGTVDDLPMAVSLRAFSYLTISGEAQCVRSSARALAGSLAALHSPEDLMIVVAAARETLPHWEWAKWLPHAQAPGVTDGAGTRRLIDSDVRELENLISARLTGRPRFHPDATPLPDEPHIVVVLDGVSLPPDSVLANPEGLQGVTLVDVVPGEPAAVRGELSVVVQPTSVHLESDHGDVYEGTPDALSYESAEALARQLAPLRMASGGDDDQPLLANLEFTDLLNLGDAASVDTKRTWRTRSLAERLRVPIGLGEDGRPVMLDLKEAAQEGMGPHGLCVGATGSGKSELLRTLVLGLAVTHSSETLNFVLADFKGGATFAGMAQMPHVAAVITNLADDLTLVDRMGDSIRGELNRRQQLLRDAGNYANIHDYEKARAAGAPLQPIPSLVLVIDEFSELLTAKPDFIEMFVQIGRIGRSLGVHLLLASQRLEEGRLRGLETYLSYRVGLRTFSAAESRAALGVPDAYELPNVPGSGFLKYGTDEMVRFKAAYVSGTYRSGSAQASLGAGQLPVDRRPVLFTAAEVPVQYTAVPQQRTASPDIDDALADTVLDVIVRRLEAQGPAAHQVWLPPLDSPPSLDGLLPGLTAVPGRGLTQPGYEGAGRLVVPVGLVDKPYEQRRDHLWVDFSGAAGHMQIVGGPQSGKSTLLRSLICAFALTHTPHEVQFYGLDFGGGGLSSVAGLPHVGGVGSRLDPEKVRRTVSEVYGVMTRREEYFRSAGIPSIAEFRSRRARGQISVTDQPWGDVFLVIDGWGNFRADYEGLEAAVLDIAARGLGFGIHLVLSASRSMEVRANLKDHLMNRLELRLGDTMDSEIDRKVAVNVPTGVPGRGVSPERLHFMAAVPRIDGLVSDTDLADATQALASEVSRHWEAPGAPEVRLLPRELAAAQLPSGDRFPQRGVAFAIDENNLEPVFVDFEQDPFFLVFGESESGKSNLLRLLVKQLTERYTGDEAKLFVIDNRRSLLDATPSSHLAEYIPMSNAMDHHMVALADLMKRRTPTADVTARQLRERSWWQGPTVYVVVDDYDLVSTSSGNPLGNLTEMLPFARDVGVRFIIARSTAGAGRAAYEPFMQRMQELGAQGVVLAGDPGEGDVLGGVRPRPMPAGRGVFVSRKRGKPLVQTGLVPETVY, encoded by the coding sequence GTGAGCCACATCGTCGTCAAGCGCCCGCCGCGCGCGCTGCCGTCCGAGGTGCCCACGGACGAGATCGTCCTGCAGCCTCCGCCGGAGTTGCCGCGCGGGCATCAGGAGAGTGTCCTGATGCAGCTGCTGCCGACGCTCGGCATGGGTGGCTCGGTGGTGTTCTTCTTCACGAACGGACAGCCGTTCATGAAGATCATGGGCATGGTGATGATCGTCTCGACGGTCGCCATGTCCATCGCGATGGTGGTCCGCTTCCGCCGCGGCAACCAGGGCCAGCTGGCGGATCTGCGCACCGACTATCTGCGCTACCTGGCGCAGACCCGGCGGACCGCCCTGGACACCGCGCGGGCGCAGCGTGACGCGCAGTACTACCTCCACCCCTCCCCCGAGCAGCTCTGGGCGCTGGTCGCCGAGGGCAGCCGGGTGTGGGAACGGCGGCCGGGCGACGAGGACTTCGGCCAGGTGCGCATCGGCCTCGGCCAACAGTCGCTCGCCACCGCGCTCATCGCCCCCGAGACCGGCGGGGTGGACCAGCTGGAGCCGCTGACGGCGGGCGCGATGCAGCGCTTCCTCTCCGTCCACGGCACCGTCGACGACCTGCCGATGGCGGTCTCCCTGCGCGCCTTCTCCTACCTCACCATCAGCGGCGAGGCGCAGTGCGTACGGTCCTCCGCCCGGGCCCTGGCCGGTTCGCTGGCCGCGCTGCACTCGCCCGAGGACCTGATGATCGTGGTCGCGGCGGCCAGGGAGACCCTGCCGCACTGGGAGTGGGCCAAGTGGCTGCCGCACGCGCAGGCGCCCGGTGTCACGGACGGCGCGGGCACCCGCAGGCTGATCGACAGCGACGTCCGTGAGCTGGAGAACCTGATCTCCGCCCGGCTGACCGGCCGGCCGCGCTTCCACCCCGACGCGACACCGCTGCCGGACGAGCCGCACATCGTCGTCGTCCTCGACGGGGTCTCCCTGCCCCCCGACTCGGTCCTCGCCAACCCCGAGGGCCTGCAGGGCGTGACACTCGTCGACGTCGTCCCGGGTGAACCGGCCGCGGTCCGCGGCGAGCTCTCCGTCGTCGTCCAGCCGACGTCCGTGCATCTGGAGTCCGATCACGGGGACGTCTACGAAGGGACTCCCGACGCGCTCTCGTACGAGTCCGCCGAGGCGCTCGCGCGGCAGTTGGCGCCGCTGCGGATGGCGTCCGGCGGGGACGACGACCAACCGCTGCTCGCCAACCTGGAGTTCACCGATCTGCTGAACCTCGGTGACGCGGCCTCCGTCGACACCAAGCGGACCTGGCGGACGCGTTCGCTGGCCGAGCGGCTGCGGGTGCCGATCGGGCTCGGGGAGGACGGCCGGCCCGTGATGCTCGACCTCAAGGAGGCCGCGCAGGAGGGCATGGGCCCGCACGGACTGTGCGTGGGCGCGACCGGTTCCGGCAAGTCCGAGCTGCTGCGCACGCTGGTCCTCGGCCTCGCGGTGACGCACTCGTCCGAGACCCTGAACTTCGTCCTCGCGGACTTCAAGGGCGGCGCCACCTTCGCCGGCATGGCGCAGATGCCGCACGTGGCGGCCGTGATCACCAACCTCGCGGACGACCTGACGCTGGTCGACCGCATGGGCGACTCCATCCGCGGCGAGCTCAACCGCCGCCAGCAGCTCCTGCGCGACGCGGGCAACTACGCCAACATCCACGACTACGAGAAGGCACGCGCCGCGGGCGCCCCGCTGCAGCCGATCCCCTCCCTGGTGCTGGTGATCGACGAGTTCAGCGAACTGCTCACCGCCAAGCCGGACTTCATCGAGATGTTCGTGCAGATCGGCCGCATCGGCCGCTCGCTCGGCGTGCATCTGCTGCTGGCCTCGCAGCGCCTGGAGGAGGGCCGGCTGCGCGGTCTGGAGACCTATCTGTCGTACCGCGTCGGTCTGCGCACCTTCTCGGCGGCCGAGTCGCGGGCCGCGCTGGGCGTGCCGGACGCCTACGAACTCCCGAACGTCCCCGGGTCCGGCTTCCTGAAGTACGGCACGGACGAGATGGTGCGGTTCAAGGCCGCCTATGTGTCCGGGACTTACCGCTCGGGCTCCGCGCAGGCGTCGCTCGGCGCCGGTCAACTCCCGGTCGACCGGCGGCCGGTGCTGTTCACGGCGGCCGAAGTACCGGTTCAGTACACGGCGGTTCCGCAGCAGCGCACCGCGTCCCCGGACATCGACGACGCGCTCGCCGACACCGTGCTCGACGTCATCGTGCGCCGCCTTGAGGCACAGGGTCCGGCGGCCCACCAGGTGTGGCTGCCGCCGCTGGACAGCCCGCCCTCGCTCGACGGCCTCCTGCCCGGCCTCACCGCGGTGCCGGGCCGCGGACTCACGCAGCCCGGCTACGAGGGCGCGGGCCGGCTGGTGGTCCCGGTCGGCCTGGTCGACAAGCCGTACGAGCAGCGCCGCGACCACCTCTGGGTCGACTTCTCGGGCGCGGCCGGCCATATGCAGATCGTCGGCGGCCCGCAGTCCGGCAAGTCCACCCTCCTGCGCTCCCTGATCTGCGCCTTCGCCCTGACCCACACCCCGCACGAAGTCCAGTTCTACGGCCTCGACTTCGGCGGCGGCGGTCTCTCCTCGGTGGCGGGCCTGCCGCACGTGGGCGGTGTCGGCTCCCGCCTCGACCCCGAGAAGGTCCGGCGCACGGTCTCCGAGGTGTACGGCGTGATGACGCGCCGCGAGGAGTACTTCCGCTCGGCGGGCATCCCCTCGATCGCGGAGTTCCGCTCCCGCCGGGCGCGCGGCCAGATCTCGGTCACCGACCAGCCCTGGGGCGATGTCTTCCTCGTCATCGACGGGTGGGGCAACTTCCGCGCGGACTATGAGGGGTTGGAGGCGGCGGTGCTGGACATCGCCGCGCGCGGCCTGGGCTTCGGCATCCACCTGGTGCTCAGCGCGTCCCGGTCGATGGAGGTCCGCGCGAACCTCAAGGACCACCTGATGAACCGCCTCGAACTGCGGCTCGGCGACACGATGGACTCCGAGATCGACCGCAAGGTGGCGGTGAACGTCCCGACGGGCGTCCCCGGACGCGGTGTGTCGCCGGAGCGGCTGCACTTCATGGCGGCGGTGCCGCGCATCGACGGCCTGGTCTCGGACACCGACCTGGCCGACGCGACCCAGGCGCTGGCGAGCGAGGTGTCCCGGCACTGGGAGGCGCCGGGCGCGCCCGAAGTACGGCTGCTGCCGCGCGAGTTGGCCGCAGCGCAGCTGCCGTCGGGCGACCGTTTCCCGCAGCGCGGGGTCGCGTTCGCCATCGACGAGAACAATCTGGAGCCGGTCTTCGTCGACTTCGAGCAGGACCCGTTCTTCCTCGTGTTCGGCGAGAGCGAGTCGGGCAAGTCGAACCTGCTGCGGCTGCTGGTGAAGCAGCTGACGGAGCGGTACACCGGCGACGAGGCGAAGCTCTTCGTCATCGACAACCGGCGCTCCCTGCTGGACGCGACACCGTCCTCGCACCTCGCCGAGTACATCCCCATGTCGAACGCCATGGACCACCACATGGTCGCCCTGGCGGACCTGATGAAGCGCCGGACCCCGACGGCCGACGTGACGGCCCGTCAACTCCGCGAGCGGAGCTGGTGGCAGGGCCCGACGGTGTACGTCGTCGTGGACGACTACGACCTCGTCTCCACGTCCAGCGGCAACCCGCTGGGCAACCTCACGGAGATGCTGCCGTTCGCCCGTGACGTCGGCGTCCGCTTCATCATCGCCCGCTCCACGGCGGGCGCCGGCCGCGCCGCGTACGAGCCGTTCATGCAGCGCATGCAGGAACTGGGCGCCCAGGGCGTCGTCCTGGCGGGCGACCCCGGCGAGGGCGACGTGCTGGGCGGGGTACGGCCGCGGCCGATGCCTGCGGGGCGAGGGGTGTTCGTGTCACGGAAGCGGGGGAAGCCACTGGTGCAGACGGGGTTGGTGCCGGAGACGGTGTACTGA